A region of Streptomyces sp. TG1A-60 DNA encodes the following proteins:
- a CDS encoding cell division protein SepF, translated as MGSVRKASAWLGLVDDNDDERYYDDDYADERESGSGEAWVTDPRVKVASESAQEQGRRIGTVTPDSFRDARHIGELFRDGVPVIMNLTNMEPADAKRVVDFAAGLIFGLRGSIERVSTRVFLLSPADTEIVSGEVASRPADGFFNQS; from the coding sequence ATGGGATCGGTGCGCAAGGCGAGTGCCTGGCTTGGCCTCGTCGACGACAACGATGACGAGCGTTACTACGACGACGACTACGCCGATGAGCGGGAGTCCGGCTCCGGCGAGGCGTGGGTCACCGACCCTCGCGTCAAGGTCGCGTCCGAGTCCGCGCAGGAGCAGGGGCGCCGGATCGGCACGGTCACACCGGACAGCTTCCGTGACGCCCGGCACATCGGCGAACTCTTCCGGGACGGCGTCCCGGTCATCATGAACCTCACGAACATGGAGCCCGCCGACGCCAAGCGGGTCGTCGACTTCGCGGCCGGTCTGATCTTCGGTCTGCGCGGTTCCATCGAGCGGGTGTCCACCCGCGTGTTCCTGCTGTCCCCCGCCGACACGGAGATCGTCAGCGGCGAGGTCGCGAGCCGTCCGGCCGACGGTTTCTTCAACCAGAGCTGA
- a CDS encoding DUF5685 family protein: MFGIVRPCGHRLGEGLRTQWMAHLCGLCLALREDHGQFARVVTNYDGLLVSVLTEAQAGRTTDWRRTAGPCPLRGMRTASVARGEGARLAAAVSLVLASAKVRDHVADGDGLLARKPVALAARRVAGSWGRAGARTGSDIGFDTAVLVDAVDRQAGVEALAGPGTPLPAVTEPTETATAAAFAHTAVLAGRPGNAEPLAEAGRLFGRLAHLLDAVEDRAADAAVGAWNPLTATGTSLAEARRLSGDALHGIRLALREADFVDGELAHLLLVHELRRSVDRVFGSVPVCSAHQRGGAPRPGDPNAGGGRNPYGGGDGNPYAGGGGNPFGGGGAYGGGGGGGFGGAPSPQPPKRRGFWAGCGMFWLLCCTCQLCCAKEYEGPWSRKKREGCCRDCDCCECCDC; encoded by the coding sequence GTGTTCGGAATCGTGAGGCCCTGCGGCCACCGGCTGGGCGAAGGGCTGCGGACCCAATGGATGGCGCATCTGTGCGGGCTCTGTCTCGCGCTGCGCGAGGACCACGGGCAGTTCGCCCGGGTCGTCACCAACTACGACGGCCTGCTCGTCTCGGTCCTGACGGAGGCTCAGGCCGGGCGCACCACCGACTGGCGGCGGACCGCCGGACCCTGTCCGCTGCGCGGGATGCGCACCGCCTCCGTCGCGCGGGGCGAGGGCGCGCGGCTCGCCGCCGCCGTCTCGCTGGTGCTCGCATCGGCCAAGGTGCGCGACCACGTGGCCGACGGGGACGGACTGCTCGCCCGTAAGCCGGTGGCGCTCGCCGCGCGCCGGGTCGCGGGGAGCTGGGGGCGCGCGGGGGCCCGTACGGGATCGGACATCGGGTTCGACACGGCGGTGCTGGTCGACGCCGTGGACCGGCAGGCCGGAGTCGAGGCGCTCGCAGGGCCGGGCACCCCGCTGCCGGCGGTCACCGAGCCGACGGAGACGGCGACCGCGGCGGCCTTCGCGCACACCGCGGTGCTGGCCGGCCGCCCCGGCAACGCCGAACCGCTCGCCGAGGCCGGACGCCTCTTCGGACGGCTCGCCCACCTGCTGGACGCGGTGGAGGACCGGGCCGCCGACGCCGCCGTCGGCGCGTGGAACCCGCTGACCGCCACGGGGACCTCGCTCGCCGAGGCCCGGCGGCTCTCCGGCGACGCCCTGCACGGCATCCGGCTCGCCCTGCGCGAGGCCGACTTCGTGGACGGCGAGCTGGCCCATCTGCTGCTCGTGCATGAGCTGCGCCGGTCGGTGGACCGGGTCTTCGGGTCGGTGCCGGTGTGCTCGGCCCATCAGCGGGGCGGGGCGCCGCGACCGGGTGATCCGAACGCCGGGGGCGGAAGGAACCCGTACGGCGGGGGCGACGGAAACCCGTATGCCGGAGGCGGTGGAAATCCGTTCGGTGGCGGCGGCGCCTACGGCGGCGGTGGTGGCGGTGGCTTCGGTGGGGCGCCGTCGCCGCAGCCGCCGAAGCGGCGGGGGTTCTGGGCGGGGTGCGGGATGTTCTGGCTGCTGTGCTGCACCTGCCAGTTGTGCTGCGCCAAGGAGTACGAGGGTCCCTGGTCCCGGAAGAAGCGCGAGGGGTGCTGCCGGGACTGCGACTGCTGCGAGTGCTGTGACTGCTGA